The Chryseobacterium sp. JV274 sequence TTTGAAAGATCCGGAAGCTGAAAACCTGTCTGTTGTACAAGGTCACTTCCGTTAAGTTCAAGAACAATAGTAAGGTTTACGATATCCTTCCCTGCATACTCGGATTTGTCAGCATCCAGAGTAAGATTTACCTGTCCGTAAGTAATTACGGATGCGAGGGTAAGCAATATGTAAATCAATTTGTGCTGCATCACCAATCTTTCTCGTTGCTTTCAGGCATCGAATAAGAATTTTTGTTTAAAATTCTTCTGGCGGTTTCTTTTTCTTTTTCGTTTATTTTATCTAAGATCGCATTTTCAAGATTCTTAGGCATTCTGCCTTCATTATTCTGATTCTGCTTAGGATTATCCCCCTGGTCGCTTTTACCTTCGTTTTGCGGGCCATTTCCTTGATCCTGTTTTTTGTCTTTGTCACCTTTCTGATCGTCACCTTTGTTCTGATCATTTCCGCCGCCGCCTTTTCCTGAGTTATTCTCTTGGTTCTTTTGTTGTTCTTTTTCTTTCTCTTTCAGTTTGGCAATCTCATAATTTTTTCTGGTTACCTCACTGTAGGGATCCTGCTTCAGAGCTTTCTTATAAAAATCAGCCGCTTTTTCCGGCTGGTTCATCTGCATATAAGCATTCCCTAAATTATGAAGAGCGGCAGTCTTATCAGGAAGTGTTTGTGAAAGTTTCTCTGCTTTTTCAAACTCCGTCTTTGCCTCTTCGTATTTTTTACTTTTATAGAGAGCATTCCCCATATTATAGTGAGCAGTAAAATCTTTATCATTAGATTTTATTGCTTCCATATATTTTGAGGAGGCTCCGTCATAATCTTTACCGTCAAATTTCTGGTTGCCTTCATGAACTAAATTCCTGTAGTTTTCCTGCCCAGACATGAAGCCTGAGAACGAGATGACAACAATAAACGATAAAAATATGATTTTAGTATTCATCACTTGCAAAATTATTCCTTTATATGTTAAGAAACAGAGTTTTATTTGTTAAAATTCGGTTAAAGTACTTGTAGAATTTCTTCTATAAATAAGGGAAATCTACACATTAAAATCCTTTTTCGGATTAAAAATATAAATTAAAAAGAAAAACAGAATAGATACTCCAAGGAAATATTGATAATAATGATTGGCATTCTGTGATTTCACCATGGTTTCAGCACCTGCAGACTTTTTATTGACTGCATCAACAATTCTGTCCGGAGCTTCATTGATATTATTGCCATCAATATAAGTTCCGTCTGTAGATTCTGCCATTTTCTTTAAGGCTTCAGTCTGTCTCTTTGAAATAACTGTTCCACCGTTCACATCTGTTTTGTACCCCATCAGCTGCCCAAATACATATTCCGGAACCGGGGCTCCTTCGTCGGTACCAATTCCTACAGAAGTAACGCTTATACCCTCTTTATTTGCCAGTCTTATCGCTGCATTATCGTTCCCTTCGTTATCTTCACCATCACTCAGCAAGATTACTTTTCTTGATCCTTTGCTTACATTTTTAAATTTATCCGCGGCAGCCTGCATCCCTTTTAGAAAATCCGTCCCCTGAATCTGCATAGAATTGGTTTCAATCCCGCTGATATAAGTCTCTGCAGAATTATAATCTGTGGTAAGAGGCATGATAGACATTGCATGTCCGGCAAAGATGACAATACCCACCTTGTCATTATTCATTTTCTTCATTGTAGCCGTCATCAGGTTTTTAGCTTCTGCAAGGCGGCTTGGGTCTATATCCTCAGCATTCATAGAATTGGATACATCCAGCATAAAGATCACATTGTTCAGTTTCTGGGTACTTTTCACCTCTTCTGAACCATTCAAAAGATCAATGATGGAAAATATCAGAAACAATGTTCCTAATAAATATAATGCAGGAAAAAACTTCGTGAATCCTGATCTCTTTTCAAATAAGTTATCGTGAAACTGGCTGGCTGCAAAAATTTCTCTTTTTTTGTTTCTCCATTGTAAGAAACGGATCAAAAAGAAAGCTAACAGCGGCAGAAGCAACAGTAAAAATAAATACCAATAATTTCCTAAAGACCAACTCATCAGCTTAAAATTTTATAAAACACCCATCTCAATAATGCGTCAAATACCAACATTCCTAAAGCAATCCAAAGAAATATCTTGAAATATTCTTCATAATTGTACAGTTTGGAAACTTTCACATCAGATTTTTCCAGCTGGTTGATCTCATCATATATTTCTTCCAGACTACTGTTTGAGGTTGCTCTGAAGTATTTCCCTCCTGTAGTCTGTGCAATTTCTTTCAAGGTATTTTCATCAATAGTCACTTCCGTTTCCGTAAAGATAAGATCTCCAAAAATGTCCTGCGATGTCGGCATCAGAGCATACCCATTGGTACCGATTCCGATTGCATATACTTTTATATTATTATTTTTTGCCAGCTCAGCTGCAACCTGTGGAGGAATGGCATTCTGGATATTGCTTACCCCATCCGTCATCAGGATCACCACTTTACTTTTTGCTTTACTTTTAACCAAATGATTCACTGCAACAGAAAGACCTTCTCCGATAGCCGTACCAGGTTCAAGACCTGCAGAATTCAGGTTTTTAATTTCATCAACCACCACCTGATGATCTGAAGTAACCGGAACTTTGGTAAAGGCTTCTGCAGCATAAGCTACCACTCCAATTCTGTCATTGGGACGTTTCTGAACAAATTTTACAGCAATATCTTTCAATGCTGTAATTCTGTCGGGATTCAGATCCTTTGCAAGCATACTTAACGAAACGTCAATGGACAGCATAATATCTACTCCTTTTGTATCATCCCTGTCCTGAGAAATCGTAAACGTTCTCGGTCTGGCCATGGCAATAATCAAGGCAGAAAGAATAATATACTTTGAGATTTTCAGTAAAAAAAGTACACCCTGGATTCCATCGCTATGGTCCATATTTTTTATGGTAGGCACTTTTATACCTTTTCTTCTCTGTTTTCCGGTATCCTTAATTAAAAGTGGGATAAACAATAGAAAAAGTAACAAGAACCATGGGCTGTAAAATTCAAAATTAAACATCCTTTCTTAAGTTTTCGAATTCTAAATCTTTGGATGATCTTTTCACAAAATCTCTGATATTGGCAAAATCGGTTTCCATTGTATTTTGATCAGGGAAGGTTTTGGCAAATTTCACCAGATCTCCTCTCAGGAATACATCCTCTATTATTTTTTCGTTGTCCTGTGAAATTGTATTGTTCTTTTTCATGACATCAATAAGGTCATCTGTAAGAAGAACATCTGCAGGAAGATGGTATTGTTTGGTAATGAAGGTTCTGGAAATATCGATCAGTTCAACATAGAATGAACGGAAGTTTCCTCCTTCAATATATTTTTTCTTTTTAAGTGAGTCAAGCTCTTTCAAAGTCTGATTGGTAGCTATTACCGGAGAACTTTTGGATTTCCTGCCCCATTTTACAATCATAACAATAGCAATGATTAAAGCAATACCTGCGAGTGCTGCCAGAATATAAAACTTGTAAAGCTCCCAATAATCCTTAGCGTCAAGTTTCACCTGCTTATTACTCATGATATCATTGATCTGATCTGCTTTCTGAGCCGTATTAATGACATCTATTTCATAAGGAATAGTTTTAAGTACTTTATCTCCTACTTTGAATTCCAGTTCCGGAATAGTAAACTTCCCTTCGTCGAAAACAGCAAATTCAATCTTTCTTTCGTAAGAATTGGCCGTCTGCCCGATACTGTCTTTGGTTTCTTCAAAATGAAAAGGGAGCAGTTCATTTTTCGGAGCGGAAGTTACCTGCTGCTCATTAAGATTATCAATCTTTATGGTAATATGATTGATTTCTCCAAGAGCAAGGGTTTTCTTTTCTACGTTAGAGGATAATATCTGTGAAAAAGCATTCGCACAGATCAGAAAAGATAATATTAAAAGTATTTTTCTCAATGTTAAAATAATAAAGGCAAATGCCTGATGTTTTTAGTTACGAGCTGAGCCCGTGTTATTTTTTCTGAAAATAATTATACAACAATTTTGAATAATCTGAGCCGGTATTAATATTCATAAAACTGGCAGAGCTGTTGGCAAAATCTTCTTCCAGAGCTCTCAGCTTTTGTTTTTGAGCTTCAGCGAAGGTATACCGCCATCTTGCGCTGGAAGTATTGGCCCATATTTCTTTTCCGGTTTCCACATCAAGTAAACGGGCATATCCTACGTCAGGAATTTCATTATCTTTTTCATCATAAATCCTCATTCCCAACAACTGATGCTTCTTTGAAGCTACTCTCAGCATTTTGGAATCATATTCATCTCCAAAATCTGAAAACAGAAAAACCAAAGATTTCCTTTTAAAAATCCCCATCATATATTCCATAGCTTTGTCTATTCTGGATTCTGCCGGAACATAATCTGCGGTCAGAATATTACTGATAATGGAAAGAATATGTTTTCTTCCTTTTTGAGGAGGAATTACTTTATATACTTTATCAGCAAACAGGATCAATCCTACTTTATCATTGTTTCCGGCTGCTGAAAATCCTAGGCTTGCTGCTATTTCGGCTACATATTCTCTTTTCAGCTGAACTTTCGTACCATAATCCATGGAAGCAGAAATATCAACAAGAATCATCATCGTCAATTCCCTTTCTTCCTCCATTACTTTTACGAATGGCTCACGGAATCTTGCAGTTTTATTCCAGTCGATTCTTCTGATTTCATCTCCAAACTGGTAAGGACGAACTTCAGAGAAAGTCATCCCCTGCCCTTTAAAAGCGCTGTGATATTGCCCCATCAAAGCAGCCTCCGTCTTTTTTCTGGTACGGATTTCAATCTGCTTTACTTTTTTTACAATATCTTTTATCTGCATAGACCAAATTAAGGTTTAAAATTCAAAGTTTAATGTTGAATACGGGATGATGGTTTAAAGTTAATCTTTCAACTCAATAGATACATTCAACCATTCGTTATCAAACTTCGGACTGTATTTTTTATAAAAATTGATGGCTGGCTCATTCCAGTTCAATACCTGGAACACCATTCCACTGTAGTTTTTTGATTTTCCATATTCCAGCGTAGCATCAAGCAGCATTTTTCCGATCTGTTTTCCTCTCAGTCTTTCTGTCACAACAAGATCTTCAAGATACAGCCTTCTTCCTTTCCATGTTGAATATCTGTCATAATACAGCGATATTCCCACTATTTCACCTTCAAATTCTGCCACAAAAGCTCCCCAGACCGGAGTAACTCCAAAACCATCCTGAATAAATTCATCCAGCGTCACCGTTACTTCATGCAATGCTTTTTCATATTCCGCCAGCTCTTTAATTAAATCCAGCATGGAAGCACAGTCCTCCAGAACTGCTTTTCTGATTAGTACATTACTCATTACGGGGCCTGGATTTTTGCTAAAATTCTATTAACGATTTCTTCTGATGAAACTTCTTCTGCTTCAGCCTCGAAAGTCAAGCCTATTCTGTGTCTCAATACATCTTTTGCCAATGCTTTTACATCTTCAGGAATCACAAAGGCTCTTCCCTTTAGGAATGCATATGCTCTTGAAGCGATAGCAAGGTTAATAGATGCTCTTGGAGACGCCCCAAAGCTGATATAATTTTTAAGATCAGAAAGACCGTAATTTTCCGGATAACGCGTTGCAAAAACCATATCCAGAATATATTTTTCAATTTTCTCATCCAGGTAAATCTGGTTGATCAATTCTTTTGCATCTACAATATCCTGAAGAGAAATCACAGGTTTCACAGTCGGCTGATGTGAAGTTGAAACCATTCTCATTACCTGTCTTTCATCTTCAAAAGAAGGATAATCTATGGTACATTTCAACATAAAACGGTCACTCTGTGCTTCAGGCAGCAAATAAGTTCCTTCCTGATCAATGGGGTTTTGGGTTGCCAATACCAGGAACGGCTTCGGCAGCTTCATTGTTTCATCACCAATGGTCACCTGCTTTTCCTGCATTACCTCCAAAAGAGCCGACTGCACTTTTGCCGGCGCACGGTTGATCTCATCTGCCAGTACAAAGTTCGCGAATACAGGACCTTTTTTTATAGAAAAATCATTGTCTTTGATATTGTAAATCATGGTTCCCACTACGTCTGCAGGAAGCAAATCCGGTGTAAACTGAATTCTTGAAAATTCACCATGAACAGCATCTGCCAACGTTTTTATGGCAAGGGTTTTAGCCAATCCCGGCACCCCTTCAAGAAGAACGTGACCATTCCCCAAAAGCCCTACCAAAAGACGGTCTACCATGTAATCCTGCCCAATAATAACTTTGTTGATTTCCTGTCTCAGAAGAGAAAATAAGTAGTTTTTTTCTTTTACTTTTTCCGTCAATTGGCGGATATCTTCAGCTTGATATATCTCTGACATAGCTTGATTTAAAATAAGTGGTAAATTTCTGATAAATACTTGCATTAATCAACACAATAAATGCCATTTTTGAGTTAAAGTTTGTTAAATATTCCAGTATTGATGCAAGGTTAAGAACTGCTGAAAGCTTAAAACTCAATAAGATTATTCTATTTTTTCATAAAAATATATAAATTTTGCTTTAATCACCTGCTCAAAAATTGTCATTTCCAGTTTATTAAACTATTTTTGGTGATTAAAAATTTCGCAAAATGAATTATCATTTTCAAGCGCACAGACAGGTAAGAAAGAACGTTTTAGACGTCCTTCAGAACACATCCCATGAAGATCTGATTCTGATTCCGGATGGTTTTAACAATAATATTTACTGGAATATTGCTCATACTGTTGCTACACAGCAG is a genomic window containing:
- a CDS encoding tetratricopeptide repeat protein; translated protein: MNTKIIFLSFIVVISFSGFMSGQENYRNLVHEGNQKFDGKDYDGASSKYMEAIKSNDKDFTAHYNMGNALYKSKKYEEAKTEFEKAEKLSQTLPDKTAALHNLGNAYMQMNQPEKAADFYKKALKQDPYSEVTRKNYEIAKLKEKEKEQQKNQENNSGKGGGGNDQNKGDDQKGDKDKKQDQGNGPQNEGKSDQGDNPKQNQNNEGRMPKNLENAILDKINEKEKETARRILNKNSYSMPESNEKDW
- a CDS encoding vWA domain-containing protein yields the protein MSWSLGNYWYLFLLLLLPLLAFFLIRFLQWRNKKREIFAASQFHDNLFEKRSGFTKFFPALYLLGTLFLIFSIIDLLNGSEEVKSTQKLNNVIFMLDVSNSMNAEDIDPSRLAEAKNLMTATMKKMNNDKVGIVIFAGHAMSIMPLTTDYNSAETYISGIETNSMQIQGTDFLKGMQAAADKFKNVSKGSRKVILLSDGEDNEGNDNAAIRLANKEGISVTSVGIGTDEGAPVPEYVFGQLMGYKTDVNGGTVISKRQTEALKKMAESTDGTYIDGNNINEAPDRIVDAVNKKSAGAETMVKSQNANHYYQYFLGVSILFFFLIYIFNPKKDFNV
- a CDS encoding VWA domain-containing protein, with the translated sequence MFNFEFYSPWFLLLFLLFIPLLIKDTGKQRRKGIKVPTIKNMDHSDGIQGVLFLLKISKYIILSALIIAMARPRTFTISQDRDDTKGVDIMLSIDVSLSMLAKDLNPDRITALKDIAVKFVQKRPNDRIGVVAYAAEAFTKVPVTSDHQVVVDEIKNLNSAGLEPGTAIGEGLSVAVNHLVKSKAKSKVVILMTDGVSNIQNAIPPQVAAELAKNNNIKVYAIGIGTNGYALMPTSQDIFGDLIFTETEVTIDENTLKEIAQTTGGKYFRATSNSSLEEIYDEINQLEKSDVKVSKLYNYEEYFKIFLWIALGMLVFDALLRWVFYKILS
- a CDS encoding BatD family protein; its protein translation is MRKILLILSFLICANAFSQILSSNVEKKTLALGEINHITIKIDNLNEQQVTSAPKNELLPFHFEETKDSIGQTANSYERKIEFAVFDEGKFTIPELEFKVGDKVLKTIPYEIDVINTAQKADQINDIMSNKQVKLDAKDYWELYKFYILAALAGIALIIAIVMIVKWGRKSKSSPVIATNQTLKELDSLKKKKYIEGGNFRSFYVELIDISRTFITKQYHLPADVLLTDDLIDVMKKNNTISQDNEKIIEDVFLRGDLVKFAKTFPDQNTMETDFANIRDFVKRSSKDLEFENLRKDV
- a CDS encoding DUF58 domain-containing protein, giving the protein MQIKDIVKKVKQIEIRTRKKTEAALMGQYHSAFKGQGMTFSEVRPYQFGDEIRRIDWNKTARFREPFVKVMEEERELTMMILVDISASMDYGTKVQLKREYVAEIAASLGFSAAGNNDKVGLILFADKVYKVIPPQKGRKHILSIISNILTADYVPAESRIDKAMEYMMGIFKRKSLVFLFSDFGDEYDSKMLRVASKKHQLLGMRIYDEKDNEIPDVGYARLLDVETGKEIWANTSSARWRYTFAEAQKQKLRALEEDFANSSASFMNINTGSDYSKLLYNYFQKK
- a CDS encoding GNAT family N-acetyltransferase — encoded protein: MSNVLIRKAVLEDCASMLDLIKELAEYEKALHEVTVTLDEFIQDGFGVTPVWGAFVAEFEGEIVGISLYYDRYSTWKGRRLYLEDLVVTERLRGKQIGKMLLDATLEYGKSKNYSGMVFQVLNWNEPAINFYKKYSPKFDNEWLNVSIELKD
- a CDS encoding AAA family ATPase; translation: MSEIYQAEDIRQLTEKVKEKNYLFSLLRQEINKVIIGQDYMVDRLLVGLLGNGHVLLEGVPGLAKTLAIKTLADAVHGEFSRIQFTPDLLPADVVGTMIYNIKDNDFSIKKGPVFANFVLADEINRAPAKVQSALLEVMQEKQVTIGDETMKLPKPFLVLATQNPIDQEGTYLLPEAQSDRFMLKCTIDYPSFEDERQVMRMVSTSHQPTVKPVISLQDIVDAKELINQIYLDEKIEKYILDMVFATRYPENYGLSDLKNYISFGASPRASINLAIASRAYAFLKGRAFVIPEDVKALAKDVLRHRIGLTFEAEAEEVSSEEIVNRILAKIQAP